A section of the Ovis canadensis isolate MfBH-ARS-UI-01 breed Bighorn chromosome 1, ARS-UI_OviCan_v2, whole genome shotgun sequence genome encodes:
- the DPM3 gene encoding dolichol-phosphate mannosyltransferase subunit 3 translates to MTKLAQWLWGLALLGSAWAALTLGALGLELPSSCREVLWPLPAYLLVSAGCYALGTVGYRVATFHDCEDAARELQSQIQEARADLTRRGLRF, encoded by the coding sequence ATGACGAAATTAGCGCAGTGGCTGTGGGGGCTGGCGCTCCTGGGCTCCGCCTGGGCGGCCCTGACTCTGGGAGCCCTGGGCCTGGAGCTGCCTTCGTCTTGCCGGGAGGTCCTGTGGCCGCTGCCCGCCTACTTGCTGGTATCTGCcggctgctatgccctgggcacCGTGGGCTACCGTGTCGCTACTTTTCACGACTGCGAGGACGCCGCCCGCGAGCTGCAGAGCCAGATCCAAGAGGCCAGAGCCGACTTGACCCGCAGGGGACTTCGCTTCTGA